The nucleotide window GACCGGACTGGGAAGTCCTCGACGATTACCGCCTGACCTCCGACAAGAAGAACGTCACCTGGCGGCTGCGGCTGCTCAGGCCTGCGGCTGGCTGACCGGCGGCAGGCCTCGCTCCATGCGCGTCACGTCCAGCAGCTCGGATATGCGGGTGAAGCGGGCGCCGGGATGCGCACTCAGGATAGCGAACGTCCTCTCCAGGAACTCGAAGCAGGCATCGTTCTGCGCCAGGTGATGGGAGAGGACGCCCAGCGGCTCGGCCGGGTTCGTGCGTCTTCGCGCCAGATGGTAGTCGAAGCGCAGGCCGGCCGACTGCCAGCCGATGAAGCGTCGCTCCTTCTTCCACTTGATCATGTCCACATGCGTCTGCACCTGCACAAGTGCGCGCGGATGGAACTGGGTGAAGGTCGAAAGGCCGGAAAGTCCGGCTTCCGCAAGGCGCGCTGAGATGCGTGGTGCGATACGGTTCCACGGCGGCACCATGACCGGCACGAAGCGCGGGCCGAACAGGCCCGCCAGGCGCCTGTTGCCACGGGCAAGAAGGGCAAGCGCCTCGTCGGGATCGCGCCGACGGCCGAACTCCGCGGCCTTTTCTCCCCGCGACTTGTCCTGAAAGTTGCGGTGCTCGTATCCGTGCTGAAGGACCGAGGCGAAGCGCTCGCCGGAAAGCCGATCTGCAAGAGCCTTTGTCGCATTCGCGGGGATCACTGCGAGTGCGACCTCGATCTCGTGGGTGTTTGCGATCTGCAGCAGCCGCTCAAGCGCCGGGGTGGGCTCGATTGCATCGTCGTCGCGCCACCAGACCGGCACGTCGTGGCCGCGTTCGGCGAACCAGTCGAGATGCCGGTTGAGACCGTCCCGAAAGTCGCGAAAACCGGCCTCGCTCATCGGTGGGCCTCCAGCGCATCCACCAGTATATCGGCAGCTGTCTCCGCCCCGCCGAACCGAACCGGGATATCGCGTTGCGGCAGGCTCAATGCGTCGTCGGCGGCCCTTGCAAGGGCCTCAGGGGTCAAGGTCTTTTCCGGCACTGCGACGGCACGGCCATGGCGCACCAGCGCATCCGCTCGCTGCTGCTGCTCCGTTTCCTTGATCTGGGCGAAGGGCACGAGCACGCTGGGCACGCCGGCCCGTAGAATGTCCAGAACGGTGTTGTAGCCCGCCTGGCTGATCGAAAGGCGGGCCCGTTCGAGCAACGATGGAAAGTCTCGCCGAGCCCGCTCGACAATGATGTTCTCTCCGCCCTGTCTGGACAGCCCCACAAAGCTCTCCCCGTCGATGTCATGGCCGGCGAGCAGCCGCCAGCGACACTCGCCGGCAAGGCGGGAAAGGGCAGGAGCGTTCAGCGCAGCCCTGAGCAGTCCGATGCCGACGGCGCCGCCGCCGCAGGAGACAATGACCTCGTCGCGGCCGTCATCGCCGGGGGCGTCTCTACCGCCCGTGCCGGTCTCGGCAAAGCCCGTATAGCGCAGCAGATGCGACACGCGGTCGGCGAAGGGAAAGCTGTCTTCCAGCCGGATGAAGGACGGGTCGGAGTGGATGAGGACAAGATCGTAGGCGGCCAGCGCCCGCTCGGCCATTTCCTCTTCCTTCCAGAGCTCCTGCTTTCGCACCAGAATGTCGCGGATGGAGGAGGAGATGAGCGGCGGGCGGGACTGCGCCCTCGCGGTGTCGACCAGACTTTGCATCTCGAACGCGAAGGGGCGCCGCCCGAACGGCCATGTTTCAGTGAGCAGAAGGTCGAACGGCCGAGCCTGAAAGGCGTCCAGAGTTGCTTGGCTGCGAGCCGTCTTCCACGCCTCGTCGATCTCGTGCCCCTCCGGTGTCAGGAAGGTCTTGAAGCGCGCGTCCTGTGCCCTCACCGGCGGCAGTTCGACGATCTCGATGCCCGTCGTGTCGAGCAGCGGCGGAAGCCGGTTCCCGGTTGCCAGCGTCACCGAGACACCGCGCG belongs to Stappia indica and includes:
- a CDS encoding polysaccharide deacetylase family protein, which produces MSEAGFRDFRDGLNRHLDWFAERGHDVPVWWRDDDAIEPTPALERLLQIANTHEIEVALAVIPANATKALADRLSGERFASVLQHGYEHRNFQDKSRGEKAAEFGRRRDPDEALALLARGNRRLAGLFGPRFVPVMVPPWNRIAPRISARLAEAGLSGLSTFTQFHPRALVQVQTHVDMIKWKKERRFIGWQSAGLRFDYHLARRRTNPAEPLGVLSHHLAQNDACFEFLERTFAILSAHPGARFTRISELLDVTRMERGLPPVSQPQA
- a CDS encoding glycosyltransferase family protein → MTRSAFIHVQHLLGTGHALRAAAIGRALAARGVSVTLATGNRLPPLLDTTGIEIVELPPVRAQDARFKTFLTPEGHEIDEAWKTARSQATLDAFQARPFDLLLTETWPFGRRPFAFEMQSLVDTARAQSRPPLISSSIRDILVRKQELWKEEEMAERALAAYDLVLIHSDPSFIRLEDSFPFADRVSHLLRYTGFAETGTGGRDAPGDDGRDEVIVSCGGGAVGIGLLRAALNAPALSRLAGECRWRLLAGHDIDGESFVGLSRQGGENIIVERARRDFPSLLERARLSISQAGYNTVLDILRAGVPSVLVPFAQIKETEQQQRADALVRHGRAVAVPEKTLTPEALARAADDALSLPQRDIPVRFGGAETAADILVDALEAHR